The following proteins are encoded in a genomic region of Candida albicans SC5314 chromosome 4, complete sequence:
- the GYP1 gene encoding Gyp1p (Putative Cis-golgi GTPase-activating protein; required for hyphen growth and virulence; transcript regulated by Nrg1, Mig1, and Tup1), whose amino-acid sequence MGKKKQEMSQVYNGSKNEFIFGEQGGKGRNLSSFLRNLSLTGSSSSVDSHRDSYEEVNSNIYGSLSYSKNNRSSGNLNSGSIFQPRPASSGNRTVSLGHIGRHHSPKSQHRRSHSNTRYADLDDDWDAGLDEVVVKPNPPPMLDSLYPDLTVQLPSQVPEKSQHKESMDDIDLEAKAEISKLNQLNSKYAKFRKILASDTIINLQDLRKLAWNGIPNELRALSWLLLLGYLPTNKSRQSSTLKRKRQEYLDGLGSVTIEFHEDPPDNNSNVSLSNVNRDKQLYHQIKIDVKRTNPTIKLYSYPATQVSLRKILYLWAVRHPASGYVQGINDLSTPFYQIFLNNYIWQLQRKKQGEVEDKDLFIPGYMAGTDEEDPEEQKLLNDPQLMQYSLENFNTEWLSARVTSIIEADTYWCLSRLLENITDNYIHQQPGIIRQVNELKNLISKIDVELLNHFEREGIEFIQFSFRWMNCLLMRELPMQLIIRMWDTYLSETPLGFNTFHTYVCAAFLIKFSSELKEKDFQEIILFLQNPPTSSWTEKDVELMLSEAYIWQSLYKNASAHLR is encoded by the coding sequence ATGGGTAAGAAGAAACAGGAGATGTCTCAAGTGTACAATGGATCCAAAAACGAGTTTATCTTTGGCGAGCAAGGaggaaaaggaagaaaTCTATCTTCGTTTTTAAGGAATTTATCGTTAACAGGATCTTCTTCGAGTGTCGATTCCCATAGAGATTCATACGAAGAAGTAAACAGTAATATATATGGGAGTCTTAGTTATAGCAAGAACAACAGATCTTCCGGCAATTTAAACTCAggatcaatttttcaacctCGACCGGCATCAAGTGGGAACAGGACAGTTTCTCTTGGACACATTGGCAGACATCATTCACCCAAGAGTCAGCATCGCAGGTCCCATTCAAATACACGTTATGCTGATTTGGACGATGACTGGGACGCAGGACTTGATGAAGTCGTCGTCAAGCCTAACCCGCCACCGATGTTAGATTCTTTGTACCCCGATTTGACAGTTCAACTTCCGCTGCAAGTGCCAGAGAAAAGCCAACACAAGGAGTCCATGGATGATATAGATTTAGAGGCCAAAGCAGAGATAAGCAAGCTTAACCAGCTCAATAGCAAATATGCCAAGTTCAGGAAGATCCTTGCGTCTGACACCATTATAAACTTGCAGGATTTGAGAAAGCTAGCATGGAATGGGATACCAAATGAGTTGCGAGCATTGTCTTGGCTATTGCTACTTGGATATCTTCCTACAAATAAGTCTCGCCAAAGCTCCACTTTGAAAAGGAAACGACAGGAGTACTTGGATGGATTGGGTAGTGTTACAATAGAGTTTCATGAGGATCCGCCAGACAACAATTCAAATGTGTCTTTATCCAATGTTAACCGAGATAAGCAATTGTAccaccaaataaaaatagatGTGAAACGAACAAACCCAACAATAAAGCTTTATTCTTATCCGGCAACTCAAGTATCACTACGcaaaatattatatttgtGGGCAGTGCGACATCCAGCCAGTGGGTATGTCCAAGGGATAAACGATTTGTCTACCCCATTTTATCAGATATTCTTGAATAATTACATTTGGCAGCtacaaagaaagaaacaagGTGAAGTCGAGGACAAGGATTTGTTTATTCCTGGATACATGGCTGGCACTGATGAGGAAGACCCAGAAGAGCAGAAGTTGCTCAACGATCCCCAATTGATGCAATACAGTTTGGAGAATTTTAATACTGAATGGCTCTCTGCGAGAGTCACGTCTATTATCGAGGCAGATACGTACTGGTGTTTGTCAAGGTTGTTAGAGAATATAACAGATAACTACATTCACCAACAACCTGGTATTATAAGACAAgttaatgaattgaaaaacttgatttccaaaattgatGTGGAGCTATTGAATCATTTTGAGCGAGAAGGTATTGAGTTTATTCAGTTTTCGTTCAGATGGATGAATTGTTTGTTAATGCGTGAGTTACCGATGCAACTCATTATTAGAATGTGGGACACTTATCTTAGTGAAACTCCGTTGGGATTTAATACGTTTCATACTTATGTTTGTGCTGCTTTCTTGATTAAATTCAGTAGTGAATTGAAGGAAAAGGATTTCCAGGAGATTatactttttcttcagAATCCTCCTACAAGTAGTTGGACAGAGAAGGATGTCGAGTTGATGTTGAGTGAAGCTTACATTTGGCAAAGTTTATACAAAAACGCATCTGCTCATTTGAGATGA